The following are from one region of the Vanessa cardui chromosome 3, ilVanCard2.1, whole genome shotgun sequence genome:
- the LOC124543519 gene encoding ashwin-like, with protein sequence MKLCIKMAVPFDMLLHPELLSNEQLIQVIQERHLRVNNLQIKARDELLDLFHQFCVPYGQRKYRDSGRGKILNEVRMSNAESAKNLDVVNNNHINNRKKTYSNPERLKPSSDMLSGQMKRIKLDGSNTSFNKSHSNKRKMSIDAVNSPTDSPPIKKERKPITWP encoded by the exons atgaaattatgtataaaaatggcTGTACCTTTTGATATGTTGTTACATCCagaattattatcaaatgaGCAGTTAATACAAGTCATTCAAGAG aggcATTTACgagtaaataatttacaaataaaggcAAGAGATGAGCTTTTAGATCTATTTCATCAATTTTGTGTCCCGTACGGCCAAAGGAAATATCGTGATTCGGGTCGAggtaaaattttaaacgaaGTGCGTATGTCGAACGCTGAATCGGCCAAGAACTTGGATGTAGTCAATAATAATCACATAAATAACAGAAAGAAAACATATTCAAACCCTGAAAGATTAAAGCCTTCTTCTGATATGCTCTCTGGCCAGATGAAAAGGATTAAGCTAGACGGCAGTAATACCTCTTTTAATAAGAGCCATAGCAATAAGAGGAAAATGTCCATTGATGCT GTAAACTCTCCCACAGACAGTCCACCAATTAAAAAGGAAAGAAAACCAATAACATGGCCGTAA